A genomic region of Micromonospora sp. NBC_01796 contains the following coding sequences:
- a CDS encoding non-ribosomal peptide synthetase → MTGRADELLAVLLARRGFAFTASQSIRPGPRGPELPLSPAQQRIWFLDRLGVGDSAYLMSAAYRVGGVPDVPALTEALRRLVRRHEPLRTAFVDRDGHGVQAIRPADDPDVVVALPVVDLGDLPEEARERGLLRLARHELARPFDLGRPPLVRGTLVRLAPDDHLLLLVLHHIVCDDVSLDLLTGELAATYNALVTGREPAPAPLPVQFADYVRWLADRDPEVLRAQESYWREHLTGAPALLELPTDRPRSAQVDAPAGSVRFTLPAEVTVAVERLRRDTDCTLFTVLLAAFTVVLARQSGQSDVVVGVPAANRSLPELETMVGMFVNTLALRTDLSGDPTLREVLDRVRRTCVGGLGHREVPLERVTEIVAPDRSAGHHPLFQVMFVLNSGGGDAAGGLALSGLTVRPAGIGNGTARFDLTLVVDAGGDRLTGQLDHNTGLYDRTTVERLVDRLEQALRLLTTAPDRRLSEVDLFTGAERQLLLGGLHPSPPPPAQPGFADDLVAAQASRTPDAPAVYGDGGSVTYAELDRWADRIARRLRATGVGPDVPVGLVLPAGPAGIAGLLGILRAGGAYLPLDPKHPPERLVDLLADAGATVLLTAGPYADTVASFAGTVIRVDDTTPAPTDAPPPPARRPEQLAYVIYTSGSTGRPKGVMVTHDTVTRFAVAFRDVHGFGPGQRILMIPPLTFDASVGDIFPALVSGAALVVHPEPAALTGPALLDLCVTQRITAVDAPSALWQRWVDDLSGHEVPADLPLTVMMVGGERVPADKVAEWNRLTGGRIRFFNHYGPTEATVCATVHVAGQPGTTVAAPDELPIGRPLPHVRAYVLDPGGRLRPVGTPGELYLGGDCLARGYLGRPELTARAFVPDPFSGTPGARLYRTGDLAKVRADGELEFLGRVDRQLKIRGYRIEPAEIESVLGRHPLVGETVVVTRDQRLVAYVVPRAGAAVPDPDELRTFLRGRLPDFLVPAGFVPLDRLPLTAHGKVDHHRLPAPDPESAHPFVPAGTPTQARLAPLWAAALGRDRVGARDGFFDLGGHSLLAAPLLARINREFGVELPLRTLFDAPHLDTFAAVIDSALAVSGRPGPVVTPSKADRVDLWAEAVLPDDVCADLGQLPPADHDPAHVLLTGATGFLGAFLLDDVLRHTTAEVHCLVRAGSVGAAMVRVEHNLRRYGLWRPEYAARIVPVLGDLTQPRLGLSAPAFAALGAQLDVIYHNGGAVHFVHPYQRLKAANVGGTVEVLRLAGLGRVSAVQHVSTLGVYLGPVDGSRTVTEADPPDRPDGLWGGYNESKWVADRLVQAARERGLPVSIHRPARVTGHAGTGAGNTDDYLSRLLKTFVQVGAVPALDFEEDLAPVDYVAAAIGHLSRRTGTAGRDFHFYNPRTIGYAEIVDVLRERGYPVRSLPYERWYAEVVEAAEHSAEIGLGPFLAGLPPTMGPREHPTFDCTGTERAVASAGIHCPPADRVLLGRYVDFFVRTGFLPGPG, encoded by the coding sequence ATGACCGGGCGGGCAGACGAGCTGCTGGCCGTCCTGCTGGCGCGGCGGGGTTTCGCGTTCACCGCGAGCCAGTCCATCCGCCCCGGTCCACGGGGACCGGAGTTGCCGCTCTCCCCCGCACAGCAGCGGATCTGGTTCCTCGACCGGCTCGGGGTGGGTGACTCGGCGTACCTGATGTCGGCCGCGTACCGGGTCGGCGGGGTGCCGGACGTCCCGGCGCTGACGGAGGCGTTGCGCCGGCTGGTCCGGCGGCACGAGCCGCTGCGTACCGCGTTCGTGGACCGGGACGGGCACGGGGTGCAGGCGATCCGGCCGGCCGACGACCCGGACGTGGTGGTGGCGCTGCCGGTGGTGGACCTCGGTGACCTGCCGGAGGAGGCGCGGGAGCGGGGGCTGCTGCGGCTGGCCCGGCACGAGCTGGCCCGCCCGTTCGACCTCGGCCGACCACCGCTGGTCCGGGGCACGTTGGTCCGGCTGGCGCCCGACGACCATCTCCTGCTGCTGGTCCTCCACCACATCGTCTGCGACGACGTCTCCCTCGACCTGCTCACCGGTGAGCTGGCCGCCACCTACAACGCGCTGGTCACCGGCCGCGAGCCGGCGCCGGCACCGCTGCCGGTCCAGTTCGCCGACTACGTACGCTGGCTGGCCGACCGTGATCCGGAGGTGCTGCGGGCGCAGGAGTCGTACTGGCGCGAACACCTCACCGGCGCGCCCGCCCTGCTGGAGTTGCCGACCGACCGGCCCCGTTCGGCACAGGTCGACGCGCCCGCCGGCAGTGTCCGGTTCACCCTGCCGGCGGAGGTGACCGTGGCCGTCGAGCGGTTGCGCCGGGACACCGACTGCACCCTGTTCACGGTCCTGCTGGCCGCGTTCACGGTGGTGCTGGCCCGGCAGAGCGGCCAGTCCGACGTGGTGGTCGGCGTACCGGCGGCGAACCGGTCGCTGCCGGAGCTGGAGACGATGGTCGGGATGTTCGTGAACACCCTGGCCCTGCGGACCGACCTGTCCGGTGACCCGACGCTGCGGGAGGTCCTGGACCGGGTCCGGCGTACCTGCGTCGGCGGGCTCGGGCACCGCGAGGTCCCGCTCGAACGGGTCACCGAGATCGTCGCCCCGGACCGGAGCGCCGGGCACCATCCGCTGTTCCAGGTGATGTTCGTCCTCAACTCCGGCGGCGGCGACGCGGCCGGTGGGCTCGCCCTGTCCGGGTTGACCGTCCGGCCGGCCGGGATCGGGAACGGCACCGCCCGGTTCGACCTCACCCTGGTCGTGGACGCGGGCGGCGACCGGCTGACCGGCCAACTCGACCACAACACCGGCCTGTACGACCGAACCACGGTCGAACGACTGGTCGACCGGCTCGAGCAGGCCCTGCGGTTGCTGACCACCGCACCCGACCGACGCCTGTCCGAGGTGGACCTGTTCACCGGCGCCGAGCGGCAACTCCTGCTCGGTGGCCTGCATCCTTCGCCCCCGCCGCCGGCCCAACCGGGGTTCGCCGACGACCTGGTGGCGGCGCAGGCGTCCCGTACGCCGGACGCCCCGGCCGTGTACGGCGACGGCGGCTCGGTCACCTACGCCGAACTCGACCGATGGGCCGACCGGATCGCCCGACGGTTGCGGGCGACCGGTGTCGGGCCGGACGTCCCGGTCGGGTTGGTGTTACCGGCCGGTCCGGCGGGCATCGCCGGGCTGCTCGGCATCCTCCGGGCCGGTGGCGCCTACCTGCCGCTCGACCCGAAGCACCCGCCGGAACGGCTGGTCGACCTGCTCGCCGACGCCGGTGCCACCGTCCTGCTCACCGCCGGCCCGTACGCGGACACCGTCGCCTCCTTCGCCGGCACGGTGATCCGGGTGGACGACACCACCCCCGCCCCGACCGACGCCCCTCCCCCACCGGCCCGGCGCCCGGAGCAGCTCGCGTACGTCATCTACACCTCGGGCTCGACCGGGCGGCCGAAGGGCGTGATGGTCACGCACGACACCGTGACCAGGTTCGCGGTGGCGTTCCGGGACGTGCACGGCTTCGGTCCCGGACAGCGGATCCTGATGATCCCCCCGCTGACCTTCGACGCCTCCGTCGGTGACATCTTCCCGGCGCTGGTCAGCGGCGCGGCCCTGGTTGTCCACCCCGAGCCGGCCGCGCTCACCGGACCGGCCCTGCTGGACCTCTGCGTCACACAACGGATCACCGCGGTCGACGCTCCCTCGGCACTCTGGCAACGCTGGGTGGACGACCTCTCCGGCCATGAGGTGCCGGCCGACCTGCCGTTGACCGTGATGATGGTCGGCGGTGAACGGGTGCCGGCAGACAAGGTCGCCGAGTGGAACCGCCTCACCGGTGGCCGGATCAGATTCTTCAACCACTACGGACCGACCGAGGCGACGGTCTGCGCCACCGTCCACGTCGCCGGCCAACCGGGCACCACGGTCGCGGCACCGGACGAGTTGCCGATCGGCCGACCGCTGCCGCACGTACGGGCCTACGTGCTGGATCCTGGCGGTCGGCTGCGACCGGTCGGCACTCCCGGTGAGCTGTACCTCGGCGGCGACTGCCTGGCCCGTGGGTATCTCGGCCGCCCGGAGCTGACCGCACGGGCGTTCGTACCCGACCCGTTCTCCGGCACACCGGGGGCGAGGCTCTACCGCACCGGCGACCTCGCGAAGGTACGCGCCGACGGTGAGCTGGAGTTCCTCGGCCGGGTGGACCGGCAACTCAAGATCCGGGGTTACCGGATCGAGCCGGCCGAGATCGAATCGGTGCTCGGCCGGCATCCCCTGGTCGGCGAGACCGTGGTGGTGACCCGTGACCAGCGCCTGGTCGCGTACGTGGTGCCGCGCGCGGGTGCCGCCGTACCGGATCCCGACGAGTTGCGTACCTTCCTCCGGGGCCGGTTGCCGGACTTCCTGGTGCCGGCCGGGTTCGTGCCGCTGGACCGGTTGCCGCTGACCGCGCACGGCAAGGTCGACCACCACCGGCTGCCGGCACCGGATCCCGAATCTGCGCACCCGTTCGTCCCGGCCGGTACGCCGACCCAGGCCCGGCTGGCCCCGCTCTGGGCCGCCGCGCTGGGCCGGGACCGGGTCGGCGCCCGGGACGGCTTCTTCGACCTCGGTGGGCATTCGCTGCTGGCCGCCCCGCTACTGGCCCGGATCAACCGGGAGTTCGGCGTCGAGCTGCCGCTACGTACGCTCTTCGACGCCCCGCACCTGGACACCTTCGCCGCCGTCATCGACTCCGCCCTCGCCGTCAGTGGGCGGCCAGGTCCGGTCGTCACCCCCTCGAAGGCGGACAGGGTCGACCTGTGGGCCGAGGCCGTGCTGCCGGACGACGTCTGCGCCGATCTCGGGCAGCTTCCGCCGGCCGACCACGATCCGGCGCACGTTCTGCTCACCGGGGCCACCGGGTTCCTCGGGGCGTTCCTCCTCGACGACGTGCTCCGGCACACCACCGCCGAGGTGCACTGCCTGGTCCGGGCCGGTTCGGTCGGCGCGGCCATGGTCCGGGTCGAACACAACCTGCGCCGGTACGGACTCTGGCGCCCCGAGTACGCGGCCAGGATCGTCCCCGTCCTCGGTGACCTGACGCAACCGCGACTGGGACTGTCCGCACCGGCCTTCGCCGCCCTCGGTGCACAACTCGACGTGATCTACCACAACGGTGGGGCGGTGCACTTCGTGCATCCGTACCAGCGGTTGAAGGCGGCGAACGTGGGCGGAACGGTCGAGGTGCTGCGGCTGGCCGGGCTGGGTCGGGTGAGCGCCGTACAGCACGTGTCGACGCTCGGCGTCTACCTCGGCCCGGTGGACGGGTCACGGACGGTCACCGAGGCCGATCCGCCGGACCGGCCGGACGGGTTGTGGGGCGGTTACAACGAGAGCAAGTGGGTGGCGGACCGGTTGGTGCAGGCGGCTCGGGAGCGGGGGCTGCCGGTGTCGATCCACCGGCCGGCGCGGGTCACCGGTCACGCCGGCACCGGTGCCGGCAACACCGACGACTACCTCAGCCGCCTGTTGAAGACGTTCGTCCAGGTGGGAGCCGTACCGGCGCTCGATTTCGAGGAGGATCTGGCGCCGGTCGACTACGTCGCCGCCGCGATCGGGCACCTCTCCCGCCGCACCGGCACCGCCGGCCGCGACTTCCACTTCTACAACCCCCGGACCATCGGGTACGCGGAGATCGTCGACGTCCTGCGCGAGCGGGGTTACCCGGTCCGGTCCCTGCCGTACGAGCGCTGGTACGCCGAGGTGGTCGAGGCGGCAGAACATTCGGCGGAGATCGGCCTCGGCCCGTTCCTGGCGGGGCTGCCGCCGACGATGGGTCCCCGGGAGCACCCGACGTTCGACTGCACCGGCACCGAACGGGCGGTGGCGTCGGCCGGGATCCACTGTCCGCCGGCCGATCGCGTACTGCTCGGGCGGTATGTCGACTTCTTCGTCCGTACCGGATTCCTGCCCGGACCCGGCTGA
- a CDS encoding DUF2726 domain-containing protein, with translation MVDTGIDDDLWLRPIFPPAEYAARVARGEAFERAGCVVQPDWKLSQITRRRPPGITAHQWSSAIRTQFAFVVGDQRSVAPTFAVELSASVGRGPEASRDDRMTNAVCAAVGLQLLRIESPTLGDGGNGRRILDYVLDARAFGDVTGADDGDPTDPAPQTYRDIIGRLPDGRSGYVNDLGAVARSAAVDAYASRQVFDPIIRSLHVSWADGPAEGWAWLEVRADQFFFERVRVWQHGFSCGVDPGKLAEDLAAAAIGEQLKRLGNDEPVLYAREQLGRDLTELRLRQDELATDFAFAHISFEQPVDAEV, from the coding sequence ATGGTAGACACCGGCATCGACGACGATCTGTGGCTGCGTCCGATCTTCCCCCCGGCCGAGTACGCGGCCCGCGTCGCCCGAGGGGAAGCGTTCGAGCGGGCCGGCTGCGTGGTGCAGCCGGACTGGAAGCTCAGCCAGATCACCCGCCGTCGTCCGCCGGGCATCACCGCGCACCAGTGGAGCTCCGCGATCCGTACGCAGTTCGCGTTTGTCGTCGGTGACCAGCGCAGCGTCGCCCCCACCTTCGCGGTCGAACTGAGCGCGAGCGTCGGCCGTGGCCCCGAGGCCAGCCGGGACGACCGGATGACCAACGCCGTCTGCGCCGCGGTCGGCCTGCAACTGCTGCGGATCGAGTCGCCGACCCTCGGCGACGGCGGCAACGGGCGCCGGATCCTCGACTACGTCCTCGACGCCCGTGCCTTCGGGGACGTCACCGGAGCGGACGACGGCGACCCGACCGACCCGGCTCCGCAGACCTACCGGGACATCATCGGCCGCCTCCCGGACGGCCGCAGCGGGTACGTCAACGACCTCGGCGCCGTCGCCCGATCCGCCGCCGTCGACGCGTACGCGAGCCGCCAGGTCTTCGACCCGATCATCCGGAGCCTGCACGTGAGCTGGGCGGACGGCCCGGCCGAGGGCTGGGCCTGGCTCGAGGTGCGGGCCGACCAGTTCTTCTTCGAACGGGTCCGGGTCTGGCAGCACGGCTTCTCCTGCGGCGTCGACCCCGGCAAGCTCGCCGAGGACCTGGCCGCGGCGGCGATCGGCGAACAGCTCAAGCGGCTCGGCAACGACGAACCCGTGCTGTACGCCCGCGAACAGCTCGGCCGGGACCTGACCGAGCTGCGGTTGCGCCAGGACGAACTGGCGACCGACTTCGCCTTCGCCCACATCTCCTTCGAGCAACCGGTCGACGCCGAGGTCTAG
- a CDS encoding acyl-CoA synthetase, with amino-acid sequence MLLDALLTETSDDSDALVVAGRGLSRHELIGWATAVAGDIRGAGMVAVHATPTVETVVGVLAGLISGVPVVPLPPDSGPAELAHLLRDSRADLVLTERPDLLDNLPGGERSALPGGAPRPAVLPIGRTTRSNTRYPEPPPERTALVLYTSGTTGPPKGALISRAAIAADLDALADAWQWTPDDTLVHGLPLFHVHGLVLGVLGPLRLGSRLVHTGRPTPEAYAAAGGTLYFGVPTVWSRISGDESAARALRSARLLVSGSAALPVPVFHRLAALAGQPPLERYGMTETLITVSGRAAGERRPGQVGLPVTGVRTRLVDDNGAVLPPDGESIGELQVSGPTLFDGYLRADGAPPSRAGAVPAGAGTAGAGTAGVGEGGWFATGDVAVIGPDGWHRIVGRASTDLIKSGGYRIGAGEVEDALLAHPAVAEAAVVGTPHADLGEQVTAYVVADGVDGQQLIDFVAGQLSVHKRPRQVHLVDQLPRNAMGKVAKKLLGAG; translated from the coding sequence GTGCTGCTGGACGCCCTGCTCACGGAAACGTCCGACGACTCCGACGCGCTGGTGGTCGCCGGGCGCGGGCTGTCCCGGCACGAGCTGATCGGCTGGGCGACGGCGGTTGCCGGCGACATCCGGGGCGCGGGAATGGTCGCGGTGCACGCCACCCCGACCGTCGAAACCGTCGTCGGCGTCCTCGCCGGGCTGATCAGCGGCGTGCCGGTGGTGCCGCTCCCGCCGGACTCCGGCCCGGCCGAACTCGCCCACCTGCTCCGCGACTCGCGCGCCGACCTGGTCCTCACCGAACGGCCCGACCTGCTTGACAACCTGCCCGGCGGCGAACGATCCGCCCTGCCGGGTGGGGCACCCCGTCCGGCGGTGCTGCCGATCGGCCGGACCACCCGGTCCAACACCCGGTATCCCGAGCCCCCGCCGGAACGGACCGCGCTGGTGCTCTACACCAGTGGCACCACCGGGCCGCCGAAGGGCGCCCTGATCAGCCGTGCCGCGATCGCCGCCGACCTGGACGCCCTCGCCGACGCCTGGCAGTGGACGCCGGACGACACTCTCGTGCACGGGTTGCCGCTGTTCCACGTACACGGGTTGGTGCTCGGGGTGCTCGGGCCGCTGCGACTCGGCTCCCGGCTGGTACACACGGGCAGACCCACCCCGGAGGCGTACGCGGCAGCGGGTGGGACGCTCTACTTCGGCGTACCGACGGTCTGGTCCCGGATCAGTGGTGACGAGAGTGCTGCTCGGGCGCTGCGCTCGGCCCGGCTGCTGGTCTCCGGCAGCGCGGCCCTGCCGGTGCCGGTCTTCCACCGGCTCGCCGCCCTGGCCGGACAACCGCCGCTGGAGCGGTACGGGATGACCGAAACCCTGATCACGGTCAGTGGCCGGGCGGCCGGTGAACGGCGTCCGGGTCAGGTCGGCCTCCCGGTCACCGGGGTACGGACCCGGCTCGTCGACGACAACGGCGCGGTGCTTCCGCCCGACGGCGAGTCCATCGGCGAACTCCAGGTGAGCGGACCGACCCTGTTCGACGGCTACCTGCGCGCGGACGGTGCTCCGCCGTCCCGGGCAGGTGCAGTGCCGGCAGGTGCGGGGACGGCCGGTGCGGGGACGGCCGGGGTAGGCGAGGGTGGCTGGTTCGCCACCGGGGACGTGGCGGTGATCGGGCCGGACGGGTGGCACCGGATCGTCGGGCGGGCCTCCACCGACCTGATCAAGAGCGGCGGTTACCGGATCGGCGCCGGTGAGGTGGAGGACGCCCTGCTGGCGCACCCGGCGGTGGCCGAGGCAGCCGTTGTCGGCACCCCGCACGCCGATCTCGGCGAGCAGGTCACCGCGTACGTGGTGGCGGACGGGGTCGACGGCCAGCAGCTCATCGACTTCGTGGCCGGGCAACTGTCCGTACACAAGCGTCCCCGTCAGGTGCACCTGGTGGACCAGTTGCCCCGCAACGCCATGGGGAAGGTCGCCAAGAAGCTGCTCGGGGCCGGCTGA
- a CDS encoding aminoglycoside phosphotransferase family protein, producing the protein MTIPPVFRRKVSEVWGEAGQRWLTELPSLVTAITRDWDLEVGDPYALSFNWVAPVRRGDGTPAVLKLGVPESDHLFHEAAALTSFDGRGAVRLLDRDAERGALLLERAAPGTQARVLVPERDEEATAAFVTLTRRLHRTPPADCPLPELVTRGEAFTAHLRRYPDDRVLPRHLVERAGRIFDELCASAAERVVLHGDLHHDNILRAEREPWLAIDPHGVVGDPGSEVGPWLYNPDPARRDDDLLALVPARIEQLADGLALPVERVIAWGFVLCVLSEVWDAEGGATGGGRALDVARQLLPRLR; encoded by the coding sequence ATGACCATCCCACCGGTGTTCCGGCGCAAGGTCAGCGAAGTATGGGGCGAGGCCGGGCAGCGGTGGCTCACCGAGCTGCCGTCACTCGTCACCGCGATCACCCGTGACTGGGACCTTGAGGTCGGCGACCCGTACGCGCTCAGTTTCAACTGGGTCGCCCCGGTCCGGCGCGGCGACGGCACACCCGCCGTGCTGAAGCTCGGGGTGCCGGAGTCCGACCATCTCTTCCACGAGGCGGCGGCGCTGACCTCCTTCGACGGGCGCGGTGCCGTACGCCTGCTCGACCGGGACGCCGAACGGGGAGCGCTCCTGCTGGAACGGGCTGCCCCGGGTACGCAGGCCAGGGTGCTCGTACCCGAGCGGGACGAGGAGGCGACGGCGGCCTTCGTCACGCTGACCCGGCGACTGCACCGGACCCCGCCGGCCGACTGCCCGCTGCCCGAACTCGTGACCCGTGGCGAGGCGTTCACGGCCCACCTGCGGCGGTACCCGGACGACCGGGTGCTGCCCCGGCACCTGGTGGAACGGGCCGGGCGGATCTTCGACGAGCTGTGCGCCAGTGCCGCCGAACGGGTCGTACTCCACGGCGACCTGCACCACGACAACATCCTCCGGGCCGAACGGGAACCGTGGCTGGCCATCGACCCGCACGGGGTGGTCGGCGACCCCGGATCAGAGGTCGGCCCGTGGCTCTACAACCCGGACCCGGCCCGGCGGGACGACGACCTGCTCGCCCTCGTACCTGCCCGGATCGAACAGCTCGCCGACGGGCTGGCGCTACCGGTGGAACGGGTGATCGCCTGGGGCTTCGTGCTCTGCGTGCTCTCCGAGGTGTGGGACGCCGAGGGCGGTGCCACGGGCGGCGGTCGGGCCCTGGACGTCGCCCGGCAACTCCTGCCCCGACTCCGCTAG